Below is a genomic region from Leptolyngbyaceae cyanobacterium.
AATGGGCGTCAAATTGCTTACATTGACCTGAAAAAACCCGCAGCACCAGCCATTCAACTGGTAGAACCGACTAACCAGTCAGCGGAAACCGGGTATCCTTTAAACAGCCAAAAACCCGATCGCGCAAGGTGAACGTATTGCCAACAGACGTTACTATCTAAACTATTAGCTTGTCACTATAATATTGGTTTTTCAACCGACTTCGCCTATAGTTGACTTGAGCTACCTAGAATTGAAAAGTTGTTTACCGACTATTTTTGATTCCAATGACGCTTAATAATAAACAGGGGCTCGTAAATAACCGTTCCCATGCTGAAGCACAACAGGGTTTGGCACCAACAGGGGATGCCAGTAATCCTTATATCAATTCGGGTTTTCAGTTTGGCCAAGTTCCTTATGGCAAAGGTATGGCTGAAGAAACAGCACGTGGCGGCGATATAATACCGAGTCGCATAGCCAAAATTAAAGTAATCGGTGTCGGCGGTGGTGGTAGCAATGCTGTCAACCGCATGATTGCTAGCGACTTAAGCGGTGTGGAGTTTTGGGCAATTAATACCGATGCCCAAGCTTTAGCTCTATCATCCGCCATGAAACGCTTACAAATCGGGCAGAAGTTAACTCGCGGATTGGGCGCTGGTGGCAACCCCGCTATCGGTCAAAAAGCAGCCGAAGAATCTCGCGATGAAATTGCCTCTGCTTTGGCAAACTCGGATTTGGTTTTTATCACTGCTGGAATGGGTGGTGGTACCGGTACCGGCGCAGCCCCGATCGTAGCAGAAGCAGCAAAAGAAGTTGGCGCTTTGACAGTTGGAGTAGTTACTCGTCCTTTTACTTTTGAAGGGCGGCGTCGCATCAACCAAGCCGAAGAAGGGATTGCTAATTTGCAGAGTCGGGTAGATACCTTGATTATTATCCCGAACAATCGCATCCTGTCCGTGGTTCCCGAAACTACTCCACTGCAAGATGCTTTTCGTCACGCTGACGATATCCTGCGCCAAGGCGTGCAAGGGATCTCCGATATCATTACCATTCCCGGACTGGTAAACGTAGACTTTGCCGACGTGCGGGCAATTATGGCCGATGCGGGATCGGCTTTAATGGGAATTGGCATTGGTTCTGGCAAGTCGAGAGCCAAAGAAGCTGCAAACATGGCGATTTCTTCACCTTTGCTGGAATCCTCCGTGGATGGAGCAAAAGGTGTCGTATTCAACATTACGGGTGGCTCTGACTTAACTCTCCATGAAGTGAATACGGCGGCAGAAACGATTTATGAAGCGGTCGATCCCAACGCCAACATCATTTTCGGAGCAGTGATCGATGAAAAACTGCAAGGAGAAATCAGAATAACGGTAATTGCTACTGGCTTCAGCGGTGAAAGCCAATCTAGCCAATCCGGGCGAGGAGCCAAAAGTACCGTAACTCAGCGTTCCAATCCACCAGCGGCAGTAAAACCCGCAACAACTCCTGAAACCCCAGATAAACAAACCGGGGCAGGAGGATTGGATATTCCTGAGTTTTTGCAAAAGAGACGCCCTCAGAAATAAATTAGGGGATATTTCGGAACAGGATAAGTAATTTTGACTTTATCCTCGATCCTTCCCCCTTAATGTTTAGATTTTTTCCTCTTATGACGGCAACAACCGGATTGAGCGTACCCGTAGCTCTTACTATTGCAGGTTCAGATAGTGGCGGCGGTGCTGGCATTCAAGCCGATTTGAGGACGTTTGCTTTTCACTGCGTCCACGGCACCAGTGCCATCACCTGCGTGACTTCTCAAAATACTCTGGGCGTGATGCGGGTTGATGCTCTACCAGCGGTGGCTGTCATCGCCCAGATGGAAGCAGTGGTAAAAGATATCGGGGTGCAGGCTACTAAAACCGGGATGTTGCTCGATCGAGAAATTATTGCGGCTGTGGCAACTCAGGTAAAAGCTTTCGAGCTGACTAACTTGGTGGTCGATCCCGTAATGGTATCCCGTACCGGAGCGCAACTAATTGACAATGAAGCAATTACGTGCTTGCGCGATAACTTGATACCGCAAGCTGCGATCGTCACTCCCAATCGTTACGAAGCACAAATATTGAGCGACTTGCCAATACATACGCTCGATGATATGCGGGCAGCAGCCCAACGAATTTACCAACTGGGTGCTAAGGCAGTTTTGGTAAAGGGGGGCGGTATGCAGGGTAACTTGCAGGGTGTAGATGTCTGGTTTGATGGCTTGCGGCTGGAAACTTTGGCAACTACAAAGGTGGAAACAACTAATACTCACGGTACTGGTTGTACCTTGGCTGCTGCCATAGCAGCTAACCTAGCTTTAGGCAAAGATTTATTTTCTGCTGTCCAATTAGCAAAAAATTACGTTACCACCGCTTTAAAATACTCTTTATCGATCGGTCAAGGTCAAGGGCCAGTAGGACACTTTTTCCCGATCTGGCAAAAGACTGGTGAAAAATAAAAAAGAAATTTTTTCGATTAAAGGCTGTTACATTTTCCTGATTTAGTCTATTCTGGGGCATAGTGATGTAGCTGCCTCTGTCTCGCACAATTCTAGGTACGAAGCTTATGACCTCGAACTTCCATCCCAAGCAATCGGTGCCCAACTCTCATAGCGCTGGTTCTAAACCCCAGAGCGCACCCGCTGCTTATTCTCCTTCTGTACCAATGTCTTTGTATCGAGAATTGGCAGCAGAGTTGCAAGCCACGAAGGTGATGCTGGATTCCCTGAACAGCCAAAATCAGCAGTTATCTCAACAAAATCAACAACTGCGCCGAGAAATAGATTCGGTTGTTCATTCTGCTTTGCATTTACAACAAGTAGCTGACTCGGTTGCACCGGGTAACTGGAATCAACCATCTTACAGCCATCCAGAATTGAGGACAGAACCCAGTCGCGTCGCTAACGAACAACGCCCGACACCAGCACCTAGAAGGGTTCGCCAGGGTTCTGGTACTCACTCTTCGATGTCTGGGATGGAGGTTTCTACTCCTTTTCAAAATCTGGAACCAACCGGAGCGATTTTTCAGGAAAAATTAGTGGTGGAAGTGCCGGAAGGACGCCATCGCCGTCGTTCTGTGCCAGAGAAAAGTTCGGAGATGAATGGCTGGTGGTTTACTTTAGCGGTCGTAGTCCTTGTAGTAACAGCGTTCGGTGCTGGCTATTTGGTGATGCGTCCCATGTTACCGAAGCGCTAGTGCATTTAGGGTAGAATTCAGCAGTCAGAATTCAGAATTCAGGAGGGAAAAACATTCTTAATTCTGAATTCTGACTGCTAAAAAACTTAATTTTTTTATTCTTACTTCATCCTTCATCCTTATTAATGGCATCGCCAAATCTGGATCGTTCTGTCCCAACTGCTACTAGCTAAAGTTTGTTTATCTGGGCTAAATGCGATCGCTTTTACAGAGTAAAAATGAGCCTGGAAGGTAGATAATTCTTCGCCTGTGTCGGTATGCAGTAACTTAATCGTTCCATCAGCACTACCAACGGCGAAAACTTTTCCATCAGCGCTGAAAGTAACGCAAGTACCCTGAGAAATGTGGTTAGAAATAGTACGAATTAGCTTCATTGTACTTGTTTGCCAGACATTCAGGGTTCCATCTGCACTACCAGCAAGTAAAGTTTCCCCATCTGGGCTAAATGCAACATGGGTAATGGAGTAGTTATTGCCCATCCAACTGGCTAGTTTCTGCCCAGTTGTAGTTTGCCATAACTCGATCGTTTTATTAGCGCTGCCAGTTGCGATCGTTTTTCCATCGGGACTGAAGGTAACGCAAGTAACTGAGTACCGATTCCCCGCCAAAGTCCGAAATTCTCGCCCGGAGGCAGTTTGCCATAGCTTGGTAGTCGTGTCGCCGCTACCGCTGGCAATAGTTTGCCAATCGGGACTAATCGCCAGAGAATAAATAGAACTGGCGTGTCCTTTTAGGGTGCGTAATTGCCGTCCGGTTGCTGTTTGCCATAATTCGATCGTACCGTCAACACTACCACTAGCGATCACTTGCCCGTCGGTGCTAAAAGTAACACAAGTAACTTCGGAAAGATGACCGCTGAGAGTGCGTAATTCTCGCCCGGTACTTACATCCCATAGCTTGATATTTTTGTCATCACTACCACTAGCAATCATTTGCCCATCGGGGCTGAAAGTTAAGCACTGAACTGATTTTTGATGACCTTTGAGAGTAACGTAACACTCCAAAAAGGGATAGAAATTAAATTCCTTGAGTGCGTTACAAACTTGCGGTTCTGTTCTATGCTTTAATAGCAAATATGCCGATCGCTGTACTTGTGGAGATCGATCGCACAAAGCCTTAATCACTAAATCTACACCACTTTGACCGTAATTGAAAGCTTCTTTTAAAGCAGCGATTCTTACCTCTACATCTCCACTAGCTAAGCGCTTTTCAACTCCTGGTAATCCCCCCAATACAGCGCCAGTCAGCGGGGGTGGAACGTAACCGCCGAGAACAGCATCGTAGTTTTTGGGTTGATTGGGATATTGCATTACGGCTACTTTTCCCCTGCTTTTGCTGCTATCCATTTAATTTTAATATGTAGCTCTGGGATGGTGCGTTACGTTATCACTAACACACCCTACGACTAGGATTTTGGAATTGTAGGTTGGGTTGAGTGATAACGAAACCCAACTCTTTGTTGGGTTTCCTGCGTCAACCCAACCGACGAAAACTAATTACAAAACCCGCCCCACCTACAATACTTGAGATTACGCCCGTTCTGCTTGACTCCTCATCAATCTTTGCACGCTTACTAAAGCCCGATTTAATTCATGATTTTTTCTTTCCGAGTTTTGTAAATAAGCTTGTTGTTCCTCTTCAATCATTTCTACATCTTGACGTACTAAACCATCGAGTAACTTTTGTGCTGAACCAAACAAACTATCTCTGACAAATTTTCTAAACCATACGGGTAATTTGTGTAAACGCCAAAAGGCATTTAGTGATGTAAAATGAATTAAATAAGCGCGAGTTTCTGTTTCATTGATCGGACAAAGTAGACAGTAAATTTTAAAATCTTTCCCCAAAGTGGAAACCCAATGAGGGTAAACATAACTCACATCCAATGGTTCTGGATGCAATCGACGTAAAGCAGGGAAAAATAACTGAGAAATTGACCAAATTTTATCTATTTTGTAATAACTTTGTGCTTGATAATGAGCATCAATTCGGTTATTATCTTCTTCAATTTCTTGTAGTACGGGATCTGCCCAAGCTTGCCAATCTTGATGCAAATGTCCGTGATACATATCCATCAAATTTTCTATTAAATATGAATAATGTGCTTTACAGTGAATAACTGAAACGGTAGCAATATAATTAAGATGATCCCATTCTGGTAATCCTAAAGGTGTGACAATTTGAGATAAAGTTTCATCACCTGGAAATAACCAAATAAAACCATCTTTTTCTTGTACTGGATAACGACGAATTTTGCAATTTGGTAGTTTTTGATTTTCTGCTAAATAGGGAACTTCTGCACATTCCCCGCTACTATTAAAACGCCAACCGTGATAGGCGCATTCTATATTGTTATCGATTATTTTACCGTGACTTAGTTTGACTTGACGATGAGGGCATCTATCCTCTAAAGCATGGATTTTGCCTGCACTATCTCGATAAATAACTATTGGTTGATGCCATAAGGTAATGCCTAAAGGTTGGGTTTTAACTTCTGTGCTTCTAGCAACGACGTACCAGTGATTTGGGCTAATTCCTAATTGACGGATATGGCAAGATTGAGTAATTGGTGAAAGGGAAGTCATGAAGATAGAAACCTTGTGGATAGTTAAATTGGGAAAGCGTAGATAAAAGTATAGAAATTATACAACTATTAAGTACGATCGCATTCACTGCTATATCCGCGCAAAAGTAAAGGATTATTGACAAAGCGGAAATGCGATCGCAGTAAATTTCCCTTTCAGAGGGATACTAGACATAGGATAGAGGATTTTGCCAAACAAGGCTGCATTATTACCTACTCAACCGCTATGGGTATCAAACTTGACTATAAATTTCTGCATACTACGGCTTTGCTTCTGGACAAGTCGCTCTGAAGCACGAACAGCAAAATTACTATAATTTTCCCAAAATATCAGTTTTTACTGATTTTCTTAACAAAAAATCCTTACTATAGGAGAAGTAAAAATGGTTTGGCAATTGCTTAAAACAGTAGGAAAAGCTGTCTTAGGATTAGCAAAAATCGTAATTCCTCATATACGTCCTCTCATAAATGATGACTTCCCCAAGGACAATCCGCGTTTAGTAGAACAACGAGATGATATAAAACTAGCGCAGCTAAAACTTCAGTATATCCAACATCAAGAAAACATAGACTTTCAAAAAGAACAGGCAAACCTAAGCCAAGCGAGAGCAAAAGAATTACAAGAATTTATCCAGCGTGCAGAAGATGCAAGATTACAAAAAAGTTTTGATTTTCAAGTATGGCGCTTAGAGCAAGAAAAAGCAATACAGTTGCAATTATTAGAATTAAATCATCAACTACAAAGAGAACTGGTAGCCTATCAGCGAGAAACTTCTCTCAAAGTTGTTGAAGAACAAAAAAGGTTGGAAAACTCGCCCATTTGGTTAGTTGCTTCTGATATTCTCAACTCCCATACTGGAGATGAGATAATGCCTTTGCGGGTGTTCTTTGCGCCTCCTAAACTTGAATTTGACCGATTTGCGAATACCGCCAATGCTGCCAAAGGTTTTCCAGATATTGAATTAACTTTAGCAGAAGGATTGCGACAATTTTTTAGGAATTATTCTACAGAAGATAAAGGTAGACACCTAGACTTTTTAGCTGGTGCTTGGGTGAGCAAATCTTTTCATAGCGAAGCGAGTATCAAGGCATTATTTGGCGTGTTGAAATCTGAACCGACTTTGGTTTTGGAGTCCGAAGTTGATGGGGATTATCTCAACTTTCGGATTGCTTATTGGGGTATAAATTGGCCAAAATATCGTTACGATCCGATTATTTCCAGATTACCTTATCGGGATATTTTATATGAAGCTGCCAAAACTCGCGCCCGGAAATGGCAAGAAACAAAAACCAAATTAATTGCTGCGGGAGTTAGTCCAGAAGAAGTTGATAAACTTTATGGTGCAGACAATGCAAAAAACTTAGTACTGTTGCAACTTGAGGAAAAATTCAAACAGGCGGGTATTAATTCTGGCGAGTTAGAACTTGACTATACTGTTAATAAAAAAGACTTTGAAGAACTTTGTCAGTTTTTAATTGTCTATCACTGCTTATTTGCTGGCTTAGTTGCCGATGAATATTTTTTGTTTCAGTATAATCTAACTCCTTTGTTACCGAAATTAATCCCTGGATTAACGGAAAATGTGCCTGAGACAGAAGCAATAGAGGAAATGATTAATGCAGTGATTTTGTATTATCAAAGCCTCTATCAAGCTTTGGAAATTCAGCGTTCTAGCTTGCTGCCAGAATTGGCTTTGAATTTAGCGCTGAGTTTGGCGAATTTAGCGAATAAAGATTGGGCAAAAGGTCGAATACTTGACTCGATGAAATATTGGCTGAAATTGCGGCAATTATCCCAGCCGGATGAATTTGATGCTTTATTAAGAGCAGTTGAATCAGTTTTAACAATTGCAGATTTGGCTTATGTACAAAAATTAAATGAGTGTCTGGTAGCAGTTGGAGAAAGTCTTTCTCTCAGCGTGAAGGATGCTTGTTACAACCGAGGAATGAATCGCTGTCAACAGGGAGCTTATGAAGCAGCAATTAGAGATTTTGACCAAGCAATTGAGATAAATTTTAATTGGGCAGAAGCTTTTTATAATCGAGGGTTGGCTTTTAGCAAATTGGGAGAGTATCAGAAAGCGATTGAGGATTATAGTCAGGCTTTGACAATTAATTCTAATTGGGCAGATGTTTATAATAATCGTGGGAATGATTATTACAAATTGGGTGATTATGAGAAAGCCATTGCTGATTATGATGAAGCATTCAAGATTAATCCAAGCTTGACGGAGGCTACTAAAAATCGGGCTATTGCACGAGGGATATTGGATAAGGTAAAACGCAAACAGCAACAAGAGGAAGAACGCAAACGTCACGAACAAGATGAATTAAAGCGCAAACAACAACAGGAAGAAGAACGCAAACGTCACGAACAAGATGAATTAAAACGCAAACAGCAACA
It encodes:
- the ftsZ gene encoding cell division protein FtsZ, whose product is MTLNNKQGLVNNRSHAEAQQGLAPTGDASNPYINSGFQFGQVPYGKGMAEETARGGDIIPSRIAKIKVIGVGGGGSNAVNRMIASDLSGVEFWAINTDAQALALSSAMKRLQIGQKLTRGLGAGGNPAIGQKAAEESRDEIASALANSDLVFITAGMGGGTGTGAAPIVAEAAKEVGALTVGVVTRPFTFEGRRRINQAEEGIANLQSRVDTLIIIPNNRILSVVPETTPLQDAFRHADDILRQGVQGISDIITIPGLVNVDFADVRAIMADAGSALMGIGIGSGKSRAKEAANMAISSPLLESSVDGAKGVVFNITGGSDLTLHEVNTAAETIYEAVDPNANIIFGAVIDEKLQGEIRITVIATGFSGESQSSQSGRGAKSTVTQRSNPPAAVKPATTPETPDKQTGAGGLDIPEFLQKRRPQK
- the thiD gene encoding bifunctional hydroxymethylpyrimidine kinase/phosphomethylpyrimidine kinase, with the translated sequence MTATTGLSVPVALTIAGSDSGGGAGIQADLRTFAFHCVHGTSAITCVTSQNTLGVMRVDALPAVAVIAQMEAVVKDIGVQATKTGMLLDREIIAAVATQVKAFELTNLVVDPVMVSRTGAQLIDNEAITCLRDNLIPQAAIVTPNRYEAQILSDLPIHTLDDMRAAAQRIYQLGAKAVLVKGGGMQGNLQGVDVWFDGLRLETLATTKVETTNTHGTGCTLAAAIAANLALGKDLFSAVQLAKNYVTTALKYSLSIGQGQGPVGHFFPIWQKTGEK
- a CDS encoding aromatic ring-hydroxylating dioxygenase subunit alpha; the protein is MTSLSPITQSCHIRQLGISPNHWYVVARSTEVKTQPLGITLWHQPIVIYRDSAGKIHALEDRCPHRQVKLSHGKIIDNNIECAYHGWRFNSSGECAEVPYLAENQKLPNCKIRRYPVQEKDGFIWLFPGDETLSQIVTPLGLPEWDHLNYIATVSVIHCKAHYSYLIENLMDMYHGHLHQDWQAWADPVLQEIEEDNNRIDAHYQAQSYYKIDKIWSISQLFFPALRRLHPEPLDVSYVYPHWVSTLGKDFKIYCLLCPINETETRAYLIHFTSLNAFWRLHKLPVWFRKFVRDSLFGSAQKLLDGLVRQDVEMIEEEQQAYLQNSERKNHELNRALVSVQRLMRSQAERA
- a CDS encoding tetratricopeptide repeat protein codes for the protein MVWQLLKTVGKAVLGLAKIVIPHIRPLINDDFPKDNPRLVEQRDDIKLAQLKLQYIQHQENIDFQKEQANLSQARAKELQEFIQRAEDARLQKSFDFQVWRLEQEKAIQLQLLELNHQLQRELVAYQRETSLKVVEEQKRLENSPIWLVASDILNSHTGDEIMPLRVFFAPPKLEFDRFANTANAAKGFPDIELTLAEGLRQFFRNYSTEDKGRHLDFLAGAWVSKSFHSEASIKALFGVLKSEPTLVLESEVDGDYLNFRIAYWGINWPKYRYDPIISRLPYRDILYEAAKTRARKWQETKTKLIAAGVSPEEVDKLYGADNAKNLVLLQLEEKFKQAGINSGELELDYTVNKKDFEELCQFLIVYHCLFAGLVADEYFLFQYNLTPLLPKLIPGLTENVPETEAIEEMINAVILYYQSLYQALEIQRSSLLPELALNLALSLANLANKDWAKGRILDSMKYWLKLRQLSQPDEFDALLRAVESVLTIADLAYVQKLNECLVAVGESLSLSVKDACYNRGMNRCQQGAYEAAIRDFDQAIEINFNWAEAFYNRGLAFSKLGEYQKAIEDYSQALTINSNWADVYNNRGNDYYKLGDYEKAIADYDEAFKINPSLTEATKNRAIARGILDKVKRKQQQEEERKRHEQDELKRKQQQEEERKRHEQDELKRKQQQEERKRKLENVSLVHTLTDHSNTVRSVAISPDGQTLVSGSDDKLIKLWQLSTGKLISTLNGHYNQVYSVAISPNGHILASGSWDDTIKLWQINAGINNGKEIRTIQGHSNDIRSVVISPDGEFIASASDDKTIKIWRLSTGQEIHTLRSHTGYVHSLVISPNGQNLVSGSGDNTIKIWNLSTVKELRTLQGHSKCVYCVAISPDGEILASGSEDNTIKIWQLSTGKELRTITGHSGQVYSLAISPDGQTLVSGSADDTIKIWQLSTGQELKTIRGHSGYVISLAISPDGQTLVSGSYDNTIKIWRVQ